From a region of the Verrucomicrobiota bacterium genome:
- a CDS encoding carbohydrate kinase, which yields MSEGTAKPIICFGEILWDSLPRGLFPGGAPMNVAYHLQQLGSHPIPVTAVGRDSLGEELLQRLKTWGVDTSGVSVHPTKPTGLARVTVVDGGPRFEIVEDVAWDWIELSVEVMEHAPQSAAVVFGSLAQRSEYNRQSLADLLDHCPTALKVFDVNLRPPYHSAERVWALAQRADLIKLNDHELISLLNESAPPADLAEAVRRFSKRAGVGKVCLTAGAAGAGLLLDGEWFWESAKPVSVRDTVGAGDSFLAALLFGLLQGINPPAEILRRACRLAEVVVTRDGATPAYHLDEFGNVRVQ from the coding sequence GTGAGTGAGGGCACTGCCAAACCAATCATCTGCTTCGGAGAAATTCTGTGGGATTCACTCCCACGCGGCTTGTTTCCCGGCGGCGCGCCGATGAACGTGGCCTATCACCTGCAACAACTGGGCTCGCATCCAATCCCCGTCACCGCCGTGGGGCGCGATTCACTCGGCGAAGAATTGCTTCAACGACTGAAGACGTGGGGCGTGGACACCTCCGGCGTGAGCGTGCATCCCACCAAACCCACCGGCCTCGCCCGCGTCACCGTCGTTGACGGTGGCCCTCGATTTGAAATCGTGGAAGACGTGGCTTGGGACTGGATTGAATTGTCGGTGGAAGTAATGGAACACGCGCCGCAAAGCGCCGCCGTGGTTTTCGGTTCGCTGGCTCAACGCTCCGAATACAACCGCCAGTCCCTCGCTGACTTGCTCGATCATTGCCCAACCGCCCTCAAAGTTTTCGATGTCAATTTGCGCCCGCCTTACCATTCCGCCGAACGCGTCTGGGCGTTGGCGCAGCGTGCCGACCTCATCAAGCTGAACGATCACGAACTCATTTCGCTGCTGAACGAATCTGCCCCGCCCGCGGATCTGGCGGAAGCGGTGCGGCGTTTTTCCAAACGGGCCGGGGTGGGCAAGGTCTGCCTCACCGCCGGGGCGGCTGGGGCGGGATTGCTGCTCGACGGCGAGTGGTTTTGGGAATCGGCCAAGCCCGTGTCGGTTCGCGACACCGTGGGAGCGGGCGACTCTTTCCTGGCCGCACTCTTGTTTGGTCTGCTACAAGGGATCAATCCACCGGCGGAAATCCTCCGCCGAGCCTGCCGTCTGGCCGAGGTCGTCGTGACCCGGGACGGTGCGACACCGGCATACCATTTGGATGAATTCGGCAATGTGAGGGTTCAATAA
- a CDS encoding HAD-IIB family hydrolase codes for MMPIKLFSSDLDGTLLGNPESARRFKHTWESLSRRQRPLLCYNSGRFVDDVLNLLKTEELPWPDYILGGVGTQLYDAKRKRHVAEFDEQFRDGWDLVKVEQILAAFPGITRQPPEFLHPYKSSWYLHHAAPDTLNALRKQLAEAGLNISVIYSGARDLDVLPANTSKGHSLQRLCERIGLPLKQVLVAGDTGNDSSMFLLPEVKGIVVENAQPELHEAVVHLPTYSATRAFADGVLQGLAHFGVITEAPSLDRAIVPATELDPTLRRLLSDESLSSLTQTERELIAEGYRRALIALRKNITPIGFSACSLADNEVTGTDNNYRAVWARDGAITIVGTIDLPDADIHAAQLATLRTLLDHLASNGQIPANVSLDTGETDYSGVGGICAIDGGFWAVLAFYLYVRKHEDWDLLAEYAAPLDRMMNWLLGLDSNNDGLLEIPEAGDWTDLFGRSYHILYDEVLWYRATVAYGRLLEFQKKFEDASAWLRRAQTIRSKILAAFWPSTKPRDPTARTSFADQQFAIGDASYLLAEITPFAFNWRCDVLGNIQAFIGNVLDVDRARTAFKFMWGVGVNEPYPVANLYPPVQAGDPDWRAYYTVNLLNLPGHYHNGGIWPFIGGMWVRFIHRLGLRDVACRELLKLAQVNRLGKNQDWEFNEWIHSRTGRPMGKAFQAWSAASFIHACHELQMSPESLARE; via the coding sequence ATGATGCCGATTAAACTTTTTTCCTCCGACCTGGATGGCACTTTGCTGGGCAATCCAGAATCCGCTCGTCGCTTCAAGCATACCTGGGAATCGCTCTCCCGCCGCCAGCGCCCGCTCTTGTGTTACAACTCCGGGCGCTTCGTGGACGACGTGCTCAATCTGCTGAAGACCGAGGAATTACCGTGGCCCGACTACATTCTCGGCGGAGTCGGCACGCAACTCTATGATGCCAAACGCAAGCGACACGTCGCGGAATTCGACGAGCAGTTCCGTGACGGTTGGGATCTGGTCAAGGTGGAGCAAATCCTTGCTGCCTTTCCCGGCATCACGCGGCAACCGCCGGAGTTTCTGCACCCCTACAAGTCGAGCTGGTATCTGCACCATGCCGCACCTGATACTCTGAACGCACTCCGCAAACAACTGGCAGAGGCTGGCCTCAACATCTCGGTGATTTACTCCGGTGCTCGCGACTTGGACGTTTTGCCCGCCAACACAAGCAAAGGCCACTCGCTTCAGAGACTCTGCGAACGGATTGGCCTCCCGCTGAAACAAGTCCTCGTGGCTGGCGATACGGGCAATGACAGCAGCATGTTCCTTTTGCCGGAAGTGAAAGGCATCGTCGTGGAAAACGCGCAACCGGAACTCCACGAGGCCGTCGTGCATCTTCCCACCTACAGTGCGACTCGCGCATTTGCCGACGGCGTGCTGCAGGGATTGGCGCATTTCGGAGTCATCACCGAAGCCCCTTCACTCGACCGCGCTATCGTGCCCGCGACGGAACTTGATCCTACGCTACGCCGACTGCTCAGCGATGAGTCGCTCAGTTCCCTCACCCAGACTGAGCGCGAATTGATTGCGGAAGGCTATCGGCGCGCATTGATCGCCTTGCGAAAGAACATCACTCCGATTGGTTTTTCGGCCTGCTCGCTGGCCGACAACGAAGTGACCGGGACGGACAACAACTACCGCGCGGTATGGGCGCGCGATGGCGCGATCACCATCGTCGGCACGATAGACCTGCCGGATGCGGACATCCACGCGGCCCAACTGGCCACATTGCGCACGCTCTTGGATCATCTCGCGTCCAACGGCCAGATTCCCGCCAACGTCAGCCTCGACACCGGTGAGACAGACTACAGCGGTGTGGGCGGCATCTGCGCTATTGACGGCGGCTTCTGGGCGGTGCTGGCGTTTTATCTCTACGTGCGCAAGCATGAAGATTGGGATTTGCTGGCGGAATACGCCGCTCCTTTGGACCGCATGATGAACTGGCTGCTTGGGCTGGACAGCAACAACGACGGTCTGCTCGAAATCCCGGAAGCCGGCGATTGGACAGACTTGTTCGGCCGCAGCTACCACATTCTCTACGACGAAGTGCTCTGGTATCGCGCCACCGTTGCTTATGGCCGGCTGCTGGAGTTTCAGAAAAAGTTCGAGGATGCCTCCGCGTGGTTGCGCCGCGCGCAGACCATCCGCAGCAAGATCCTCGCGGCCTTCTGGCCCTCAACGAAACCGCGCGACCCGACCGCCCGCACCAGCTTTGCGGACCAACAGTTCGCCATCGGCGATGCGAGCTATCTGCTGGCCGAAATTACGCCCTTTGCCTTCAACTGGCGCTGCGACGTGTTGGGCAACATCCAGGCGTTCATTGGAAATGTGCTCGACGTGGATCGGGCGCGCACGGCCTTCAAGTTCATGTGGGGCGTCGGCGTCAACGAACCCTATCCCGTCGCGAACCTGTATCCGCCCGTGCAAGCCGGCGACCCCGATTGGCGCGCCTACTACACCGTGAACCTGCTCAACCTGCCGGGCCATTATCACAACGGCGGCATCTGGCCATTCATCGGCGGCATGTGGGTGCGCTTTATTCATCGGCTCGGTTTGCGCGACGTGGCCTGCCGGGAATTGCTCAAGCTTGCGCAGGTGAATCGCCTCGGCAAAAACCAGGATTGGGAGTTCAACGAATGGATTCACAGCCGCACCGGTCGTCCGATGGGCAAAGCGTTTCAAGCGTGGTCCGCCGCGTCGTTCATTCACGCCTGCCACGAGTTACAAATGAGCCCGGAAAGCCTTGCTCGTGAGTGA